Proteins found in one Helicobacter sp. NHP19-003 genomic segment:
- a CDS encoding PDC sensor domain-containing protein, with amino-acid sequence MNLSNVRIGTKLVGLIIGVLLVIFVVLALVITHKSSKTLQAEAYKTLYNVAERHANRIILAFNQSFTLLETLRGTIQTSIANHALYRGELSNFVNTTFDEANWSDYCFLYLPRAVFQDLPTKMPQPEDAKHFDPKGFYLALEDTDMAHAGGVISLSAQQSARIFNRSHIQEVLQRNQDTVSEPIRINIAGKEITTVIATVPIRNAQKQAIGFVGITIDLARVRQEIILDKTSSVYQGDIIAVLSSTGKVVVFPDTKMIGKPLIEVNPGPLTEAILKAVKERKEGVFPYVNIRHQESFIGLVNFKVWRSVDQFWSVFIVVSKDIVFKHRNELARLVMMTAFFSLIIAGVCVALLANKVISARLSIVLEGLVSFFKFLNHEKISLKPLKVQSNDELGQMASVINANIQKIQQSLEQDEQAVSQSVNTAKIIESGDLSARITQIPANPQLKELKNVLNTMLDTLERKVGAI; translated from the coding sequence ATGAATTTATCCAATGTCAGGATTGGGACAAAGCTCGTTGGTTTGATCATTGGGGTCTTGCTGGTCATCTTTGTCGTTTTGGCCTTAGTGATCACCCACAAGTCTTCTAAAACTTTGCAAGCAGAGGCTTATAAAACTCTCTATAATGTCGCCGAGAGGCATGCCAACCGCATCATCCTCGCCTTTAACCAAAGTTTTACCCTGCTAGAAACCCTGAGAGGGACGATTCAAACCTCCATTGCTAACCATGCCTTATACAGAGGCGAATTGTCCAATTTTGTGAACACTACTTTTGACGAAGCTAATTGGTCGGATTATTGTTTCCTCTACCTCCCACGCGCGGTCTTTCAAGACTTGCCCACTAAAATGCCCCAACCAGAAGATGCAAAACACTTTGATCCTAAAGGTTTCTATTTGGCTTTGGAGGACACTGATATGGCACACGCAGGAGGGGTTATTTCCCTCTCTGCCCAACAGAGTGCCCGTATTTTTAACCGCTCCCACATCCAAGAAGTGTTGCAGAGGAATCAAGACACGGTGAGCGAGCCGATACGCATCAACATTGCGGGCAAGGAAATAACCACTGTCATCGCCACCGTCCCCATCAGAAATGCACAAAAACAAGCAATAGGGTTTGTCGGCATCACCATCGATCTTGCCAGAGTACGCCAAGAGATCATCTTGGACAAAACCAGCTCGGTTTATCAGGGCGACATCATCGCAGTGCTCTCATCTACAGGTAAAGTTGTTGTTTTTCCAGACACTAAAATGATCGGAAAACCTCTGATTGAAGTCAATCCAGGTCCCTTGACAGAGGCTATTTTAAAAGCCGTAAAAGAGCGTAAAGAAGGGGTATTTCCTTATGTGAACATTAGACACCAAGAATCCTTTATTGGGTTGGTGAATTTTAAAGTGTGGCGCAGTGTCGATCAATTTTGGTCTGTCTTTATTGTCGTCTCTAAAGATATTGTTTTTAAACACAGAAACGAGCTTGCAAGACTCGTCATGATGACCGCATTTTTTTCTCTTATCATTGCGGGGGTGTGCGTGGCGTTGCTGGCTAACAAAGTCATCTCTGCACGCCTCTCTATCGTTTTAGAGGGGCTAGTTTCTTTCTTTAAGTTTTTAAACCACGAGAAAATTTCCCTCAAACCCCTGAAAGTGCAAAGCAATGACGAGTTAGGGCAAATGGCAAGTGTCATCAACGCCAATATCCAAAAGATTCAACAATCTTTAGAACAAGATGAACAGGCGGTGTCCCAGTCCGTTAACACGGCTAAGATCATTGAATCGGGCGATTTGAGTGCACGCATCACGCAAATCCCTGCTAACCCTCAGCTTAAAGAGCTTAAAAATGTGCTCAACACCATGCTAGACACCCTAGAGCGCAAAGTGGGGGCAATATGA
- a CDS encoding MBL fold metallo-hydrolase, which yields MFKIKVQAFGNTQTNCYVLQLAQGDLVIDPGVGASSWVQEQAKNPLAILITHGHYDHIWDAPALKQTWAGVPLYMPKEDMFMLTTDCFCLGQPTCKEADIQPIEGHKKSHSFGVGGVEITYWHFPGHTPGCSVIEVGGVFFSGDFIFYRSIGRYDFPYSDPQDMKESLERFYALDKLDCPIYPGHGRATSLKAEQPHMPAWIAQIN from the coding sequence ATGTTTAAAATCAAAGTGCAGGCTTTTGGCAACACACAGACAAATTGTTATGTCCTGCAGTTGGCACAGGGCGATTTGGTGATCGATCCGGGTGTGGGGGCAAGCTCGTGGGTGCAAGAGCAAGCCAAAAACCCCTTAGCGATCTTGATCACACACGGGCATTACGACCACATTTGGGACGCGCCCGCCTTAAAGCAAACATGGGCTGGCGTGCCTTTGTATATGCCTAAAGAAGACATGTTCATGCTCACCACAGATTGTTTTTGTTTAGGCCAACCCACCTGCAAAGAGGCAGACATCCAGCCCATTGAGGGGCATAAAAAGAGCCATTCTTTTGGAGTGGGGGGGGTGGAGATCACCTATTGGCATTTTCCCGGGCACACCCCGGGGTGTAGTGTCATCGAAGTGGGGGGGGTGTTTTTTAGTGGGGATTTCATTTTTTATAGAAGCATTGGCCGCTACGACTTCCCCTACTCCGACCCACAGGACATGAAAGAGTCTTTAGAGCGTTTTTACGCTTTAGATAAGCTAGATTGCCCCATTTACCCCGGGCACGGGCGCGCCACAAGCCTCAAAGCCGAACAGCCCCATATGCCCGCTTGGATCGCACAGATAAACTAA
- a CDS encoding HpaA family protein, whose amino-acid sequence MKKTSLLLLVGLLGLGCAPKVADKHEQGPIPFSYYEASEKPQPKNHLLVLIPPLAITFSKTVPANMQQGFKDSMRDQIQEILEKRGFSVQQVELPLTPAEQERGYALVEVSGFVKVLEDISLREDRLRNGGLEGKNANLSMGYLTLKVLEPKSKKPLNMTSLELPGYQVRTPVTVRQERGVSGGYMPTSVVTPIRGEGFDSNVYQILMQIYAQGVHRISQALDPDQLMDYRYLVEKFKKDH is encoded by the coding sequence ATGAAAAAAACTTCACTTTTATTGTTGGTGGGCTTACTAGGTTTGGGCTGTGCGCCTAAAGTGGCAGACAAACACGAACAAGGCCCCATCCCCTTTTCTTATTACGAGGCAAGCGAAAAGCCCCAACCCAAAAACCATTTACTAGTTTTGATTCCGCCACTAGCCATCACCTTTAGCAAGACGGTGCCGGCAAACATGCAACAGGGTTTTAAGGACTCTATGCGCGATCAAATCCAAGAAATCCTAGAAAAACGCGGATTTAGCGTGCAACAGGTAGAACTTCCCCTAACCCCTGCCGAACAAGAGCGGGGCTATGCTCTTGTGGAGGTGAGCGGGTTTGTTAAGGTACTTGAGGACATTAGTCTAAGAGAGGATCGGCTAAGAAATGGGGGATTGGAGGGCAAAAATGCGAACTTGTCCATGGGGTATTTGACTCTAAAGGTGCTGGAACCTAAGAGCAAAAAGCCCTTGAACATGACAAGTTTGGAATTGCCCGGCTATCAAGTCCGCACCCCTGTAACTGTGCGCCAAGAACGAGGCGTTTCGGGCGGGTATATGCCTACAAGTGTCGTGACACCTATTCGTGGCGAGGGCTTTGACAGTAATGTCTACCAAATTTTAATGCAAATTTACGCCCAAGGGGTGCATAGAATCAGCCAAGCCCTAGACCCCGACCAACTCATGGATTACCGCTACCTAGTGGAGAAGTTTAAAAAGGATCATTAG
- the motB gene encoding flagellar motor protein MotB, producing MAKKAKKAECPAGERWAVPYADFLSLLLALFIALYAISVINKAKVKALKKEFIKIFDYAPVPDSMQPVIPIPPAPGETQSSVEAQEKESKEHPSRSQITITKVGEGSILEQTDQGAVLKLPSSLIFEEPYSDKINASMREYIHRIAKIIQLLPDQVEVNVRGYTDNTPMPASSHFKDHYTLAASRAYKVMQILLNDGINPQKLSFTSYGKNDPIMPNDSVENRMRNNRVEIYFSTNHQNVEKIRSILDRNINRSND from the coding sequence ATGGCAAAGAAAGCAAAAAAAGCAGAGTGTCCAGCAGGCGAGCGCTGGGCGGTGCCCTATGCCGACTTTTTGTCCTTGTTGCTCGCCCTTTTCATCGCCCTTTATGCGATTTCTGTGATCAATAAGGCTAAAGTCAAAGCCCTTAAAAAAGAGTTCATTAAAATTTTTGACTACGCCCCCGTGCCAGACTCCATGCAACCTGTGATCCCCATCCCTCCAGCCCCCGGTGAAACCCAAAGCAGCGTAGAGGCCCAAGAGAAGGAATCCAAAGAACATCCCAGCCGTTCGCAAATCACGATCACCAAAGTGGGCGAGGGCTCGATCTTGGAGCAAACCGATCAAGGGGCGGTGTTGAAACTGCCCTCCAGCCTGATCTTTGAAGAGCCCTACAGCGATAAGATCAACGCCTCCATGCGTGAATACATCCACCGCATCGCCAAGATCATCCAACTCTTGCCCGACCAAGTGGAGGTCAATGTCAGGGGCTACACCGACAACACCCCCATGCCCGCTTCTAGCCACTTCAAAGACCACTACACCTTGGCAGCGAGTCGGGCCTATAAGGTCATGCAAATCTTGCTGAATGACGGCATTAACCCGCAAAAACTCTCCTTCACCTCCTATGGCAAGAACGACCCCATCATGCCCAATGACAGCGTGGAGAACCGCATGCGCAACAACCGCGTAGAGATCTATTTTTCCACCAACCACCAAAATGTCGAAAAAATCCGCTCCATTTTAGACCGCAACATCAACAGGAGCAACGATTGA
- the glnA gene encoding type I glutamate--ammonia ligase: MDIHNSDADVEQFFAFCKEKEVEFVDFRFTDVKGTWNHMGYFIGGVDKDLLQKGIPFDASSIKAWQSIDRSDMILKPDLIRYFIDPFSADITAVVFCDVWDVYKEQDYEKCPRSIAKRALRHLQNLGIADMAYFGAENEFFIFDSIKIKNSANCQYYEIDSEEGEWNRDRSFEGGVNFGHRTGHKGGYLPTPPTDTMMDIRAEIVKVLNQVGLETYVVHHEVAQAQGEIGVRFGELVEAADNVQKLKYVVKMVAHLNGKTATFMPKPLHGDNGSGMHTHVSLWKNGENLFSGDVYKNLSQMALHFLGGVLRHARSLAAFTNASSNSYKRLIPGFEAPSILTYSAQNRSASVRIPYGVKGKAARFEFRFPDNSSNPYLAFAAILMAGLDGLAQKMDPGAPMDINLFQLTLDEIRDKGIKQLPHTLRSALEEMLVHKEYLKKGEVFTEEFIQAYQSFKFRSEVFPWESRPHPFEFKTTYSC, from the coding sequence ATGGACATTCATAACAGCGATGCCGATGTAGAGCAGTTTTTTGCCTTTTGTAAAGAAAAAGAAGTGGAATTTGTAGATTTCCGCTTCACCGATGTCAAGGGGACTTGGAATCACATGGGCTATTTCATCGGGGGCGTGGATAAGGACTTGTTGCAAAAGGGAATCCCCTTTGATGCCAGCTCCATTAAGGCGTGGCAGAGCATTGACCGCTCGGACATGATCTTAAAACCCGACTTGATTCGCTACTTCATTGACCCTTTTAGTGCAGATATTACGGCGGTGGTGTTTTGCGATGTGTGGGATGTCTATAAAGAGCAAGACTATGAAAAATGCCCCAGGAGCATCGCCAAACGGGCTTTAAGGCATTTGCAAAATTTAGGCATCGCCGATATGGCTTACTTTGGAGCAGAAAATGAGTTCTTTATCTTCGACTCCATTAAAATCAAAAACAGCGCGAATTGCCAATATTATGAGATCGACAGCGAAGAAGGGGAGTGGAACCGGGATCGCAGCTTTGAGGGGGGGGTAAACTTTGGACACCGCACGGGGCATAAGGGCGGGTATTTACCCACCCCCCCCACCGACACGATGATGGACATTAGAGCCGAGATTGTTAAGGTTTTAAATCAAGTGGGGCTAGAAACCTATGTCGTGCACCACGAGGTGGCCCAGGCCCAGGGCGAGATCGGCGTGCGTTTTGGGGAGTTGGTAGAGGCCGCCGACAATGTCCAAAAGCTCAAATATGTGGTGAAAATGGTCGCCCATTTAAACGGCAAAACCGCCACCTTCATGCCAAAACCCTTACATGGCGACAATGGCAGTGGCATGCACACGCATGTGAGCTTGTGGAAAAATGGCGAGAATCTCTTTAGTGGCGATGTGTATAAAAACCTAAGCCAAATGGCGTTGCACTTTTTGGGCGGGGTCTTGCGCCACGCTAGAAGTTTAGCGGCGTTCACCAACGCCTCTAGCAATTCTTATAAACGCTTGATCCCCGGCTTTGAAGCCCCCTCGATTTTGACCTATTCGGCACAAAATAGGAGTGCGAGTGTGCGCATCCCCTATGGGGTGAAGGGCAAGGCGGCGCGCTTTGAGTTCCGCTTCCCCGACAACTCTTCTAACCCCTATCTAGCCTTTGCCGCCATTTTAATGGCAGGCTTAGACGGGCTGGCGCAAAAGATGGATCCGGGCGCGCCTATGGACATCAACCTCTTCCAGCTCACCTTAGATGAGATCAGGGACAAGGGGATCAAACAACTCCCCCACACCCTAAGAAGTGCGCTGGAAGAAATGTTGGTGCATAAGGAGTATTTGAAAAAGGGGGAAGTGTTCACAGAGGAGTTTATTCAGGCTTACCAGAGCTTTAAGTTCCGCTCCGAGGTCTTCCCTTGGGAGAGCCGCCCCCACCCCTTTGAGTTCAAAACCACTTATTCTTGCTGA
- the motA gene encoding flagellar motor stator protein MotA produces MDLSSLLGVFLAITSIAVGDILEGGNPIHVIHLSSLIIIIPTTLCASMVSTHAHHVKAAFKEIKIVFLNPKVNLQDTIKNIVELSTMARKDGVLSLESRVAQIEDDFTRNGFSMIVDGKDIKSVQESLDVAIEELEEYYHGAAHYWITAGESAPTFGLVGAVLGLMLALQKLDNPPAMAAGIAGAFTATVTGIMCSYALFGPFGNKLKNKSKDILKEKVMILEGIIGIANGDNPRDLEMKLLNYIAPGEPKKSQFE; encoded by the coding sequence ATGGATTTGTCATCACTTTTAGGTGTGTTTTTGGCGATCACATCCATCGCAGTGGGGGATATTTTAGAGGGGGGCAACCCTATCCATGTGATCCACTTGAGCTCTTTAATCATCATCATCCCCACGACCCTATGCGCGTCGATGGTGAGCACCCACGCCCACCATGTCAAGGCCGCCTTTAAAGAAATCAAGATTGTGTTTTTAAACCCCAAAGTGAATCTGCAAGACACGATCAAGAACATCGTGGAGCTCTCCACGATGGCGAGAAAGGACGGGGTGCTCTCGCTCGAGTCTAGAGTGGCGCAGATTGAGGACGACTTCACCCGCAATGGCTTTTCGATGATTGTGGATGGCAAGGACATCAAATCCGTGCAAGAGAGCCTAGATGTGGCGATTGAGGAGCTTGAGGAGTACTACCACGGCGCAGCGCACTATTGGATCACTGCGGGTGAAAGCGCGCCCACCTTTGGGCTGGTGGGGGCGGTGTTGGGCTTGATGTTGGCGCTGCAAAAGTTAGACAACCCCCCAGCAATGGCGGCGGGCATCGCTGGGGCTTTCACCGCCACGGTGACAGGGATCATGTGCTCTTACGCCCTCTTTGGCCCTTTTGGCAACAAACTTAAAAATAAGTCTAAAGATATTTTAAAAGAAAAGGTGATGATTTTAGAGGGCATTATCGGAATCGCCAATGGAGATAACCCCAGAGACCTAGAAATGAAGTTATTAAACTACATCGCTCCCGGCGAGCCTAAAAAATCGCAGTTTGAATAA
- a CDS encoding HesA/MoeB/ThiF family protein codes for MTESQKERYKRHLMLEDVGEEGQERLLRASVLVIGAGGLGSPNCFYLAAAGIGRIGILDFDIIELNNLQRQIIHTTQEIHSSKVKSAERKMLALNPEVQVETHFEKLTATNALELIQEYDFIIDATDNFASKFLINDACILANKPLSHAGIFKHHGQTITILPRKSACFACIFDKPPSTELNSVFKAGLFGVVPGIVGCIQASEAIKYFLGFPLLTDQLLHVDTKNMDFRKINVRRNTECRVCGAHGIQTLTDYPQ; via the coding sequence ATGACAGAGAGCCAAAAAGAACGCTATAAACGGCATTTGATGTTGGAAGATGTGGGCGAGGAGGGGCAGGAAAGATTGTTGCGCGCCAGCGTGCTTGTGATTGGGGCGGGGGGGCTTGGCTCGCCCAATTGTTTTTATTTGGCAGCGGCGGGCATTGGGCGCATCGGGATTTTGGATTTTGACATCATCGAGTTAAACAACTTGCAACGCCAAATCATCCACACCACACAGGAAATCCACAGCTCTAAGGTCAAATCCGCCGAGCGCAAAATGTTGGCCTTGAACCCTGAAGTGCAAGTTGAAACCCATTTTGAAAAACTGACCGCCACAAATGCCCTAGAATTGATCCAAGAGTATGATTTTATCATCGATGCGACCGACAATTTTGCGAGCAAGTTTCTCATCAACGATGCCTGTATTTTGGCAAACAAACCCCTAAGCCATGCGGGCATTTTCAAGCACCACGGGCAAACCATCACAATTTTGCCTAGAAAAAGTGCATGCTTTGCTTGTATCTTTGACAAACCCCCAAGCACGGAGCTAAACAGCGTGTTTAAAGCCGGGCTGTTTGGGGTTGTCCCAGGGATTGTGGGCTGCATCCAAGCATCTGAAGCGATCAAATATTTTCTAGGTTTCCCCCTGCTCACCGACCAGCTTTTACATGTGGACACCAAGAACATGGACTTTAGAAAGATCAATGTCCGGCGCAACACAGAATGCCGGGTGTGTGGGGCGCATGGCATACAAACCTTAACGGATTATCCGCAATAG